The Acropora muricata isolate sample 2 chromosome 5, ASM3666990v1, whole genome shotgun sequence genome includes a window with the following:
- the LOC136917692 gene encoding uncharacterized protein, whose protein sequence is MEIFILHVALVLFCLSEGHSSGEAEYPEIFVSIAGSDSAKCGHQSNPCKSIAQAVHRVNGNSGRIYLNGTGTEREPFNCSSGTQHGIEVQKNVTIKGITLTPTVHISCFGGFLFRRTTERELSISLSDIVFQQTPLTFEGCNFVQLSRCSFRNASTAVYMRNISNTKLNIQSSSFLDNGVSCVRIFLTSKTHRPFLTVNISGTTFQRNGCLGNHSMKVGAVTIESAVHAISRDGLVEILCSETNYTRNCGHFVGINLPNVIVNGVFVDVTLARNEVGRHKKRSRIVESLFRSKARKCYAKFTNVGCNSNRLLRCIEIECDESDIEIRNSSFYDQHIPSERGAALSLEATTNAVLHVFDSLFKNNKAKAGGALYLHSKNGTIVLLLSRVNFTECAAEKYGGTMLIGSPRDRSGRSRKATSKLIANFNDIHVNNCSAIKVSKRRKCYVFHFLVFSGNLTVSDSSWTNNRNWTDAAFVVENTGGKTDITISKCVFVNNSARIKRSVTFLADNKHAGSVLFENTTFLNQQKKTRHEKKYALLITPEFRMKLSGVVLSARNATGLGIFRFARTNANKINIDISNCKFLNSAQDIVVSLIDAIEIKFTITNSIFSAKKAGPGDLGIFFREKQFTMKNTTSTSIRLENVTFLSRPCNVFDQFSPGRKTIYIRNSTFKDAVCPHRQLSRRHHYFSGAGFVAILLPPDILNKSGCVPRNSNKNVHRSWNYISTVIFEDSTFEGNAGLKAGAVLLINGNVTFNRCKFKNNFGNKSSGHVYAAYGTGRIHFKDCSFLRTIKSTAANGVLFKRSAFLKSESWGPLVIENTSMVSNLARKTRSPMVLISNGGYVFIDNKSSIECSAGSKLLFVNTTHFQFEYEINGSSCRLNVTVLHYSCVSCSPGFYSLQRGVVRGLDSRSFVHCLPCPFGATCIEKNVAARPNFWGYPSANNSDELTFYPCPEGYCQTPPRRSDPRQYNHCVGNRSGFLCGKCAPEYSETLFSTECRKKNECNNHMFWIITILYTTAMAVYLLTKPPILSFLWKQIFWFRKRKGYTAIGGLDGTMDENSESDGYLKIVFYFYQAAELLIVGSAEHLFFHKIPFVLSIIEVFNFELRALQRPIGCPFAGLTAVTKEVLLSGTIFLILAELVTIYCLHFALNKIRRKEQPSVIHFIAVIVELLLLGYERLAESSLNLMHCFPVGKENRLFIDAEIVCWQWWQYVFLAYIVVFVVPFIFVLYFGSSKLYAASISAKEFLGACIFPLPFLMYWSLRKVFLTRSNTSRVTQNNKDLLEVLHGPFRQPKDNDNGTLYWESVLIGRRFVLLCCHAFITNSMFRLICMSVACIFIMLHHVIKSPFKDCIANRSETASLLILTVMAVINLSKATLLSFGITIDGPVTSYLEVLDWFQVCVLAFVPSMLAVFLVVAVLSQLGRLILFLSKAIFRFAIQKERFIPLAFF, encoded by the exons ATGGAAATTTTCATACTTCACGTTGCTCTTGTCCTTTTCTGCTTATCAGAAGGCCACAGTTCAG GTGAAGCTGAATACCCAGAGATTTTTGTATCCATAGCTGGATCTGATTCTGCAAAGTGTGGTCACCAAAGCAATCCTTGTAAATCAATAGCACAAGCAGTTCATCGAGTTAATGGAAATAGTGGCCGTATTTATCTCAACGGCACTGGCACAGAGCGAGAGCCATTCAATTGCAGCTCGGGAACGCAGCATGGAATAGAAGTTCAGAAAAACGTCACCATAAAGGGAATCACTTTAACACCAACCGTACATATCTCATGTTTTGGAGGATTTCTGTTCCGCCGGACCACTGAAAGAGAATTATCTATTTCTCTTTCCGATATTGTTTTCCAGCAAACCCCACTGACATTTGAAGGTTGCAATTTTGTGCAATTATCGAGGTGTTCCTTTCGAAATGCATCAACGGCAGTTTACATGAGGAACATTTCAAACACCAAACTTAACATCCAAAGTTCGTCATTCCTTGACAACGGTGTGTCCTGCGTTCGAATCTTTTTAACATCAAAAACTCACAGACCGTTTCTCACAGTAAATATCTCTGGGACGACTTTTCAGAGAAACGGTTGCCTTGGAAACCACTCTATGAAAGTTGGGGCAGTAACCATTGAGTCAGCGGTGCACGCAATTTCACGTGATGGCTTGGTGGAAATTTTATGCTCCGAAACCAACTACACCAGAAACTGTGGTCATTTTGTTGGAATCAATTTGCCGAATGTGATTGTAAATGGAGTTTTCGTAGACGTGACGCTTGCGAGAAATGAAGTTGGTCGGCACAAGAAGAGATCACGTATCGTGGAAAGTTTGTTTCGTTCGAAAGCAAGAAAATGCTACGCAAAATTTACAAACGTAGGCTGCAACAGCAACCGTTTATTGCGATGCATAGAGATCGAATGCGATGAATCTGATATTGAAATCCGAAATTCTTCTTTTTATGACCAGCACATTCCATCTGAGAGAGGTGCAGCACTTTCACTTGAGGCAACAACTAACGCAGTATTGCATGTGTTTGACAGcctcttcaaaaacaacaaagctaAAGCAGGTGGAGCTTTGTACCTACATAGTAAAAATGGAACAATAGTACTATTGCTATCACGTGTTAATTTCACAGAGTGCGCCGCAGAAAAGTATGGAGGCACAATGTTGATTGGTTCTCCACGTGATAGATCTGGCAGGAGCCGAAAAGCGACATCCAAGTTAATCGCAAACTTCAATGACATTCATGTTAACAACTGCTCAGCTATCAAAGTAAGCAAACGGAGAAAATGCTACGTATTCCATTTTCTGGTCTTTAGTGGGAACCTTACCGTTAGCGATTCTTCCTGGACAAACAACAGGAATTGGACAGATGCGGCGTTTGTGGTGGAAAATACTGGCGGAAAAACCGACATTACCATTTCAAAGTGTGTTTTTGTGAACAATTCTGCACGTATAAAAAGGTCAGTTACATTCCTGGCAGACAACAAACATGCAGGTAGTGTGCTCTTTGAGAACACAACATTTTTAAATCAGCAAAAGAAGACTCGACACGAAAAAAAATACGCATTGCTTATCACTCCTGAGTTTAGAATGAAATTGTCTGGTGTGGTCCTTAGCGCGCGTAATGCCACTGGGCTTGGAATATTCCGCTTTGCAAGAACGAATGCTAACAAGATAAACATTGATATCAGCAACTGCAAATTTCTTAACAGTGCACAAGACATTGTGGTCAGCCTAATAGATGCCATCGAAATCAAATTTACCATAACAAATTCCATTTTTTCAGCAAAGAAAGCAGGACCAGGGGACCTTGGCATCTTTTTCAGGGAGAAACAATTCACCATGAAAAATACAACAAGCACTTCCATAAGACTGGAAAACGTGACATTCCTTTCTCGGCCTTGCAACGTTTTTGACCAATTCAGCCCAGGACGAAAAACCATTTATATACGAAATTCCACTTTCAAAGATGCCGTTTGTCCTCATCGACAGCTCTCCAGGCGTCATCATTATTTTTCAGGGGCTGGCTTTGTGGCCATTCTATTGCCACCGGATATCCTCAACAAATCTGGATGTGTTCCGAGAAACTCAAACAAAAATGTCCATCGTTCGTGGAATTACATATCTACAGTAATCTTCGAAGACAGTACGTTCGAAGGGAACGCAGGCCTCAAGGCGGGTGCCGTTCTATTGATTAATGGAAACGTTACCTTCAACAGGTGCAAGTTTAAGAATAATTTTGGCAATAAAAGCTCTGGACATGTTTACGCAGCGTATGGGACGGGCCGAATCCACTTCAAAGATTGTTCTTTCTTGAGAACTATCAAGAGTACTGCAGCAAACGGAGTTCTTTTCAAAAGATCTGCGTTTTTAAAATCCGAAAGTTGGGGACCTTTGGTAATTGAAAACACCTCGATGGTTTCAAATTTGGCTCGAAAAACTCGCTCTCCGATGGTGCTCATTTCAAACGGAGGTTACGTCTTCATTGATAACAAGTCCAGCATCGAATGCAGCGCTGGAAGCAAGCTTCTGTTTGTTAATACAACGCACTTCCAGTTTGAATACGAGATTAACGGTAGTTCATGTAGATTGAACGTGACTGTTTTACATTACTCTTGCGTGTCGTGCTCTCCTGGTTTCTACAGTTTGCAAAGAGGCGTTGTGCGCGGATTAGATTCTCGCTCATTTGTTCACTGCCTTCCCTGTCCCTTTGGGGCGACATgtattgagaaaaatgttgcagcaagaCCGAATTTCTGGGGATATCCAAGTGCGAACAACTCTGATGAGTTGACGTTCTATCCGTGTCCAGAGGGTTATTGTCAAACCCCACCAAGGCGGTCGGATCCTCGACAATATAACCACTGCGTTGGAAATCGAAGCGGATTTCTGTGTGGAAAGTGCGCTCCAGAATACAGTGAGACACTCTTTTCCACTGAGTGCCGCAAGAAAAATGAATGTAACAACCACATGTTTTGGATAATAACAATTCTCTACACGACTGCAATGGCAGTTTATCTTTTGACGAAGCCTCCAATATTAAGCTTTCTTTGGAAACAGATATTTTGGTTCAGGAAACGCAAGGGTTATACCGCCATAGGTGGATTGGACGGGACCATGGATGAAAACTCTGAGTCCGACGGATATCTTAAAATTGTCTTCTACTTTTACCAAGCCGCTGAACTATTGATAGTAGGATCTGCAGAACATTTGTTTTTCCATAAGATCCCATTTGTTCTGTCCATCATCGAAGTGTTTAATTTTGAGCTCCGAGCTCTACAGAGACCTATAGGATGTCCGTTTGCCGGACTTACAGCTGTAACAAAGGAAGTATTGCTATCGGGAACGATTTTCCTCATTCTGGCAGAACTAGTGACAATATACTGTCTTCATTTCGCTTTGAACAAGATAAGGAGAAAAGAACAGCCATCTGTTATCCATTTCATTGCTGTTATCGTTGAGTTACTTCTGTTGGGCTATGAGCGACTCGCAGAATCCTCCCTCAATCTTATGCACTGTTTTCCTGTTGGCAAAGAAAATCGCCTGTTTATCGATGCAGAGATTGTTTGTTGGCAATGGTGGCAGTACGTTTTTTTAGCCTATATTGTTGTGTTCGTGGTACCCTTCATCTTTGTGTTAtactttggatcgtcaaaacTTTACGCAGCCTCAATCTCTGCCAAAGAGTTTCTGGGAGCGTGCATATTTCCATTGCCATTTCTGATGTACTGGTCATTAAGGAAAGTCTTTTTGACAAGAAGCAATACTTCCCGAGTCACACAGAATAACAAGGACCTTTTAGAAGTGTTGCATGGCCCGTTTCGTCAGCCCAAAGACAACGACAATGGAACGCTGTACTGGGAaagcgttttgattggtcgacGATTCGTGCTACTCTGCTGTCACGCGTTCATCACAAATTCTATGTTTCGATTGATTTGTATGTCTGTCGCTTGCATCTTCATAATGCTTCACCATGTCATAAAAAGCCCGTTTAAGGATTGTATCGCCAACAGATCTGAAACAGCGTCTCTACTGATCTTGACTGTGATGGCGGTAATTAATCTCTCAAAAGCCACTCTACTGTCGTTTGGAATAACTATTGATGGCCCAGTCACAAGTTACCTGGAAGTCCTAGATTGGTTTCAGGTGTGTGTCTTGGCTTTTGTCCCGTCTATGTTGGCCGTTTTCCTGGTTGTCGCAGTTTTGTCTCAACTCGGCCGTTTAATTCTGTTTCTTTCGAAAGCAATATTTCGCTTCGCCATACAAAAGGAAAGGTTTATACCTCTTgcatttttctga
- the LOC136917454 gene encoding uncharacterized protein, producing YDLCQSASSVSFFCRGRWLFEESNFGQVCPVAVKNDAISCLSGRSVSNHTQGDYDKKLKKLEQEIATMKAQLAKADKPGGFATLDNHGRLPRNLLSGGFDRFSAFDLAWQSLHMAAAAACRGSTPSGGSGCCQNAVMVRNTADAKTCTQICSQTIYSNCDGEVSLYGRERKASKNGETVGFFYNYKCNYGANGGSEVSNSDESVMGYNEYFSFCCCRR from the exons TACGATTTGTGTCAATCAGCGAGTTCAGTGAGCTTTTTTTGTCGAGGCAGATGGTTGTTTGAGGAATCCAACTTT ggcCAAGTGTGTCCAGTCGCAGTCAAG AATGATGCCATTTCTTGTCTTTCTGGGCGGAGTGTATCCAATCACACTCAAG GGGATTACgacaaaaaactaaaaaagcttGAGCAGGAG ATTGCTACGATGAAAGCTCAACTCGCCAAAGCTGACAAACCAGGTGGTTTCGCCACCTTGGACAACCATGGCCGTTTGCCTCGAAATCTCCTTAGTGGAGGTTTCGATCGTTTCTCAGCCTTCGACTTAGCCTGGCAATCTCTCCATATGGCTGCCGCCGCGGCCTGCAGAGGGAGCACACCTTCTGGAGGCTCTGGGTGTTGTCAAAACGCGGTTATGGTCAGGAACACCGCCGATGCAAAAACGTGCACCCAGATTTGCTCCCAGACAATCTACTCAAATTGCGACGGAGAGGTATCTCTGTATGGAAGAGAACGCAAGGCATCGAAAAATGGAGAGACTGTAGGCTTTTTCTATAACTACAAGTGCAACTATGGTGCCAATGGAGGAAGCGAAGTTTCAAATTCTGACGAAAGCGTCATGGGTTATAATGAGTATTTCAGCTTTTGCTGCTGCCGAAGGTAG
- the LOC136917691 gene encoding uncharacterized protein, whose protein sequence is MQTSIILLAVVLCCLSDGHSSGESEYPEIFVSISGSDSASCGHQTNPCKSIAQAVHRVNGNNGRVYLNGTGTEREPFNCSSGTQHGIEVQKNVSILGITSTPNVRISCFGGFLFRRTTERKLKISLSGIVFQQTPLTFEDCNFVQLSKCSFRHASTAVKVYIKNISNAKLNIQSSSFLDNGVSCVRILLASKTKRPFLRVNISGTTFQRNGCIGNYSLKVGAVTIESKVNTISRVAQVEILCAEANYTRNCGHFLGINLPNVIVKGVFKDVTHQGNVAGQHRKRSRIVESLFSSKARKCYAKFANVSCNSNRLLRCIEIKCDESDIEIQNSSFYDQHIPYGRGAALSLEATSHAVLNVFDSQFKNNNAKAGGALYLHSEKGTIELLLTRVNFIECAAENYGGTMLIGSPRDTSGTSRKATSKLLANFNDIHVNSCSAIKGRKRRKCNGFHFLVFSGDFTISDSSWTTNRNWIDAAFVVENTGGKTDITISKCFFVNNSARITRSVIFAADNKYAGSVLIESTTFLNQYKKTRHGKKYSLLITPEFRMKLSDVVISSHNATGLGIFHYSRTKANKVNIDISNCKFLNSVQDIVVNLIDEIEIKFTITNSIFLAKNAGPEDVGILFREKRNFIMKNKTNTFIRLENVTFLSRPCNVFDQFSPGRKTIYIRNSTFKDAVCPHRHLSKHLNYFSGTGSVAILSPLDSLNKSGCVPQNTSKNVHRSWNYKSTVMFVDSTFEGNAGLKAGAVLLINGNVTFTRCKFKNNFANKSSGHVYAAYGTGRMHFKDCSFLTTITSTAANGVLFKRSTFLKSESWGPLIIENTSMVSNFGRTNRSPMVLISNGGYVDIDNKSSIECSAGSKLLFENTTHFQYGYQINGSSCRFNVTVLRYSCVSCSPGFYSLQRGVVRGLDSLLLVHCLPCPFGATCVKKNVAARPNFWGYPNSNNSDGLIFYPCPEGYCQTPPRRSDVRQYNHCVGNRSGFLCGKCAPEYSETLFSTECRKKNQCNNHMFWIIMFLYTSAMAVYLLTKPPILSFLWKQIFWFRKREGYTAIGELDETMDKSSESDGYLKIVFYFYQAAELLMVGSAEHLFLHKIPFVLSIIEVFNFEIRTLQRPIGCPFAGLTAVTKEVLLSGTIFLILAELVTIYCLHFAFNKIRRKEQPSVIHFIAVIVELLLLGYERLAESSLNLMHCFPVGKENRLFIDAEIVCWQWWQYVFLAYIVVFVVPFIFVLYFGSSKLYAASISAKEFLGACIFPLPFLMYWSLRKVFLTRSNTSRVTQNNKDLLEVLHGPFRQPKDNDNGTLYWESVLIGRRFVLLCCHAFITNSMFRLICMSVACIFIMLHHVIKSPFKDCIANRSETASLLILTVMAVINLSKATLLSFGITIDGPVTSYLEVLDWFQVCVLAFVPSMLAVFLVVAVLSQLGRLILFLSKAIFRFAIQKERFIPLAFF, encoded by the coding sequence GTGAATCTGAATACCCAGAGATATTTGTGTCCATAAGTGGGTCTGATTCTGCAAGTTGTGGTCACCAAACTAATCCTTGTAAGTCAATAGCACAAGCGGTTCATCGAGTTAATGGAAATAATGGCCGAGTTTATCTCAACGGCACTGGCACGGAGCGAGAGCCATTCAATTGCAGCTCGGGAACGCAGCATGGAATAGAAGTTCAGAAAAATGTCAGTATATTGGGAATCACTTCAACACCAAACGTACGCATCTCTTGTTTTGGAGGATTCCTGTTCCGCCGgacaactgaaagaaaattaaagatttctCTATCCGGCATTGTTTTCCAGCAAACCCCACTGACGTTTGAAGATTGCAATTTTGTGCAACTATCGAAGTGTTCCTTTCGGCATGCGTCAACGGCTGTTAAGGTTTACATAAAGAACATTTCAAACGCCAAACTTAACATCCAAAGTTCGTCATTCCTTGACAACGGGGTGTCCTGTGTTCGAATCTTGTTGGCATCAAAAACCAAAAGACCATTTCTCAGAGTTAATATCTCTGGGACGACTTTTCAGAGAAACGGTTGTATAGGAAACTACTCTCTGAAAGTTGGAGCAGTAACCATTGAGTCAAAGGTGAACACAATTTCACGTGTTGCCCAAGTGGAAATTTTATGCGCCGAAGCCAACTACACCAGAAACTGTGGTCATTTTCTAGGAATCAATCTACCGAATGTGATTGTAAAAGGGGTTTTCAAAGACGTAACACATCAGGGAAATGTAGCTGGTCAGCACCGGAAGAGATCACGTATCGTGGAGAGTTTGTTTAGTTCGAAAGCAAGAAAATGCTACGCAAAATTTGCAAACGTAAGCTGCAACAGCAACCGTTTATTGAGATGCATAGAGATTAAATGCGATGAATCTGatattgaaatccaaaattcTTCTTTTTATGATCAACACATTCCATATGGGAGAGGTGCAGCACTTTCATTAGAGGCAACATCGCACGCAGTATTGAATGTCTTTGACAGCCAATTCAAAAACAACAATGCCAAAGCAGGTGGAGCTTTGTACTTACATAGTGAAAAAGGAACAATAGAACTGTTGCTTACACGAGTTAATTTCATAGAGTGCGCCGCAGAAAATTATGGAGGCACAATGTTGATCGGTTCTCCACGTGATACTTCAGGCACGAGCCGAAAAGCGACATCTAAGTTACTTGCAAACTTCAATGACATTCATGTTAACAGCTGCTCCGCCATTAAAGGAAGGAAACGGAGAAAATGCAACGGGTTCCATTTTCTGGTTTTTAGTGGAGACTTTACCATTAGCGATTCTTCCTGGACAACCAACAGGAATTGGATAGATGCGGCGTTTGTAGTGGAAAATACTGGCGGAAAAACCGACATCACTATTTCAAAGTGTTTTTTTGTGAACAATTCTGCGCGTATAACAAGGTCAGTTATATTCGCAGCAGACAATAAATATGCGGGTAGCGTGCTCATTGAGAGCACAACATTTTTAAATCAATACAAAAAGACTCGACACGGAAAAAAATACTCATTGCTTATCACTCCTGAGTTTAGGATGAAATTGTCTGATGTGGTCATTAGCTCGCATAATGCCACTGGTCTTGGAATATTCCACTATTCAAGAACGAAGGCTAACAAGGTAAACATTGATATCAGCAACTGCAAATTTCTTAACAGTGTACAAGACATTGTGGTCAACCTAATAGATGAAATCGAAATCAAATTTACCATAACAAATTCCATCTTTTTAGCAAAGAACGCAGGACCAGAGGACGTTGGCATCCTTTTCAGGGAGAAAAGGAATTTcatcatgaaaaacaaaacaaacacttttATAAGACTGGAAAACGTGACATTCCTTTCTCGGCCTTGCAACGTTTTTGACCAGTTCAGCCCCGGACGAAAAACTATTTATATACGAAATTCCACTTTCAAAGATGCCGTTTGTCCTCATCGACACCTCTCCAAGCatcttaattatttttcaggGACTGGCTCTGTGGCCATTCTATCGCCGCTTGATAGCCTCAACAAATCTGGATGTGTTCCCCAGAACACAAGCAAAAATGTCCACCGTTCGTGGAATTACAAATCTACGGTAATGTTCGTAGATAGTACGTTCGAAGGAAACGCAGGCCTCAAGGCGGGTGCCGTTTTATTGATTAACGGGAACGTTACTTTCACCAGGTGCAAGTTTAAGAATAATTTTGCCAACAAAAGTTCCGGACATGTTTACGCAGCATATGGGACGGGCCGAATGCACTTCAAAGATTGTTCTTTTTTGACAACTATCACGAGTACTGCAGCAAACGGAGTTCTTTTCAAAAGATCCACGTTTTTGAAATCCGAAAGTTGGGGACCCTTGATAATTGAAAACACCTCGATGGTTTCAAATTTCGGGCGAACAAATCGCTCTCCGATGGTGCTCATTTCAAACGGAGGTTACGTTGACATTGACAACAAGTCCAGCATCGAATGCAGCGCCGGAAGCAAGCTTCTCTTTGAAAATACAACGCACTTCCAGTATGGATACCAGATTAACGGTAGTTCATGTAGATTCAACGTGACTGTTCTACGTTACTCTTGCGTGTCGTGTTCTCCCGGTTTCTACAGTTTGCAAAGAGGTGTTGTGCGCGGATTAGATTCTCTCCTACTTGTTCACTGCCTTCCATGTCCCTTTGGAGCGACATGTgttaagaaaaatgttgcagcaagaCCGAATTTCTGGGGATATCCAAATTCGAACAACTCCGACGGGTTGATATTCTATCCATGCCCAGAGGGTTATTGTCAAACACCACCAAGACGGTCGGATGTTCGACAATATAACCACTGCGTTGGAAATCGAAGCGGATTTCTTTGTGGAAAGTGCGCTCCAGAATACAGTGAGACACTCTTTTCCACTGAGTGCCGCAAGAAAAATCAATGTAACAATCACATGTTTTGGATAATAATGTTTCTCTACACGAGTGCAATGGCGGTTTATCTTTTGACGAAGCCTCCAATATTAAGCTTTCTTTGGAAACAGATATTTTGGTTCAGGAAACGCGAGGGTTATACCGCCATTGGTGAATTGGACGAGACCATGGATAAAAGCTCTGAGTCCGACGGATATCTTAAAATTGTCTTCTACTTTTACCAAGCCGCCGAACTGTTGATGGTAGGATCTGCAGAACATTTGTTTCTCCATAAGATCCCATTTGTTCTGTCCATCATCGAAGTGTTCAATTTTGAGATCCGAACACTACAGAGACCTATAGGATGTCCGTTTGCCGGACTTACAGCTGTAACAAAGGAAGTATTGCTATCGGGAACGATTTTTCTCATTCTGGCAGAACTAGTGACAATATACTGTCTTCATTTCGCTTTTAACAAGATAAGGAGAAAAGAACAGCCATCTGTTATCCACTTCATTGCTGTTATCGTTGAGTTACTTCTGTTGGGCTATGAGCGACTCGCAGAATCCTCCCTCAATCTTATGCACTGTTTTCCTGTTGGCAAAGAAAATCGCCTGTTTATCGATGCAGAGATTGTTTGTTGGCAATGGTGGCAGTACGTTTTTTTAGCCTATATTGTTGTGTTCGTGGTACCCTTCATCTTTGTGTTAtactttggatcgtcaaaacTTTACGCAGCCTCAATCTCTGCCAAAGAGTTTCTGGGAGCGTGCATATTTCCATTGCCATTTCTGATGTACTGGTCATTAAGGAAAGTCTTTTTGACAAGAAGCAATACTTCCCGAGTCACACAGAATAACAAGGACCTTTTAGAAGTGTTGCATGGCCCGTTTCGTCAGCCCAAAGACAACGACAATGGAACGCTGTACTGGGAaagcgttttgattggtcgacGATTCGTGCTACTCTGCTGTCACGCGTTCATCACAAATTCTATGTTTCGATTGATTTGTATGTCTGTCGCTTGCATCTTCATAATGCTTCACCATGTCATAAAAAGCCCGTTTAAGGATTGTATCGCCAACAGATCTGAAACAGCGTCTCTACTGATCTTGACTGTGATGGCGGTAATTAATCTCTCAAAAGCCACTCTACTGTCGTTTGGAATAACTATTGATGGCCCAGTCACAAGTTACCTGGAAGTCCTAGATTGGTTTCAGGTGTGTGTCTTGGCTTTTGTCCCGTCTATGTTGGCCGTTTTCCTGGTTGTCGCAGTTTTGTCTCAACTCGGCCGTTTAATTCTGTTTCTTTCGAAAGCAATATTTCGCTTCGCCATACAAAAGGAAAGGTTTATACCTCTTgcatttttctga